CTGGCCGATGGCACAGCGGTGACGCTCACGCAAGACGGCAACTACCCCATTGGCGATGGCACAAGGCTCATCGTCGAGCTGCCGAAGGCGCAAGCGTTTCCCCTCGCCCTTCGCATCCCCGCCTGGTCCGCGAAGACCGAGGTCCTTCTCAACGGCAAGGCCGTCCCGGAGGTCCAGCCCGGCAGCTACCTCGAACTGGCGCGGGAATGGAGGAGCGGCGACACGGTCACGCTGCGCTTCGACATGGGCATCCGCGCCGAGCCGGGCGACCTGGAGCAATTCGGCAAGGCATCATTCTACCGCGGCCCCATTCTCCTGGCGCATGATGAGGCGATGGCCAAGGGCGAGGGCAAGCTCCGCCCCTGGCTTCTCACGGACGTGGCAACGACTGAGAACGGCGCCATCCCCCCCACCTGTCATTCCGAGCTTATCGAGGAACCTTTCAAGGGCTTGCCGCCCAAGAGCATCGAGCAGCCTGCTGGCGGCAAAGGCCCCGCCGCCAAGACGCTGCGCCTCTGCGACTTCGCCAGCGCGGGGGCTGACGGCGGCGCCTATCGCTCCTGGTTCCCCGCCACGGGCCTTCGCCCCCCAGCGCCCGTGCCGTGGCTCCCCGCCGACGGCGCCCGCGTGCCGCCCGGCGCCATCCGCTTCACCTTCCGCAAGCCAGCCCCTGCCGCAACTGTGGGCGGGGCGTCCCTGCCCCGCGAATCTGTGGGCGGTATGTCCACATCCCGCGATCCGCGGCGTGGGGACACGCCGCCCACAACTGACACGCCGCCCACTATTGCCGGCCGCCGGCACACCGTCGCCGTCTCCGATTCGCCCGACTTCGCCCGCACCATCCTCACCTTCGGTGACGCCCCCAAACCGCCCATTATTCTCCCCGCATCGGAAGCGAAGAAGCTCAAGCCCAACACGCCTTACTACTGGAAGCTCATCGCCCGCAACGCCCACGGCGTCACAGAGAGCATCGCCCCCCACAAACACTTCGTCATTGACCCCACCCTGCCGCCGGCGCCCGACACCCCCGACACCCAGTATGGCGAGAGGCCGAAGGATTCCGCCCTCGTCATCGCTCCGCTGCGCGGCGACCCCAAACCCGAGTGGGGGCAACTGAAGGACGCGAAGGGCTGGAGACCCGCCCCCGGCCCCGATGGCAAGCCGGACGGCGCCATCGAACTTGATGGCGCGGCCGGCCGGATCACCTACGCCATCACCGAGTTCCCCGACCACGACTTCACCGTCGCCGTCTGGCTCTGGGTCACTGCCCTCCCGAAGACCCAGTATGGCCAGGTCTTCAGCGCCTGGTGCAAGGGGATGGACGACCCGCTGCGACTCGTCGTGCACCAGGGCAAGTTGCACGCCCGCATCGAGGCGGGGCAGTTCTTCGGCACCGAGGGCTGGCCCGTCGAGGTCGGCAAGTGGACCCGCGTCGCCGCCGTCAAGGAGGGCGCCAAGCTCACCCTCTACATCAACGGCGCGGCTCACTCCACGGCCAAGGTCCCCGAGAACGTCGCCTCGTCCGCGGAAGATTTCGCCCTCGGCGGCAACCCCCACTTCGGCGGCCCTGA
The window above is part of the Planctomycetota bacterium genome. Proteins encoded here:
- a CDS encoding glycoside hydrolase family 127 protein, which codes for MCFAACALGLCVAFAGAAAAPEPRGALAMERLAGAAWRFGGVLGDRIKANVEHWLLVAPRNNPGLLDMFANRDKGPKPNLVPWAGEFVGKFLISGVQAMRMSDDPRLRDTLAAIVRRLAELQAEDGYLGPWPKAERLLGHWDLWGHYHIIQALLLWHEQAGDEKALGVARRMADLICHTYLDTQRRVFDAGSHEMNMSVIHGLALLYEKTKEPRYLRMAEEILKDFERAGDYFRTGLAGVEFFRTPRPRWESLHAVQGLAELYRITGDERLRRAFLHHWASIRRFDVRNTGGFSSGEQATGNPFADTPIETCCVIAWQAVMMDALRLTGDPTIADDLERTTFNAVAGAQHPSGAWCTYDAPMNGRRVPSHVAINFQARPDTPHLNCCSVNGPRGFGALSEWAVMSRGDGLAVNFYGPMELQAKLADGTAVTLTQDGNYPIGDGTRLIVELPKAQAFPLALRIPAWSAKTEVLLNGKAVPEVQPGSYLELAREWRSGDTVTLRFDMGIRAEPGDLEQFGKASFYRGPILLAHDEAMAKGEGKLRPWLLTDVATTENGAIPPTCHSELIEEPFKGLPPKSIEQPAGGKGPAAKTLRLCDFASAGADGGAYRSWFPATGLRPPAPVPWLPADGARVPPGAIRFTFRKPAPAATVGGASLPRESVGGMSTSRDPRRGDTPPTTDTPPTIAGRRHTVAVSDSPDFARTILTFGDAPKPPIILPASEAKKLKPNTPYYWKLIARNAHGVTESIAPHKHFVIDPTLPPAPDTPDTQYGERPKDSALVIAPLRGDPKPEWGQLKDAKGWRPAPGPDGKPDGAIELDGAAGRITYAITEFPDHDFTVAVWLWVTALPKTQYGQVFSAWCKGMDDPLRLVVHQGKLHARIEAGQFFGTEGWPVEVGKWTRVAAVKEGAKLTLYINGAAHSTAKVPENVASSAEDFALGGNPHFGGPEFLACRLADLRFFARALAEGEVRATKQVR